In Siniperca chuatsi isolate FFG_IHB_CAS linkage group LG24, ASM2008510v1, whole genome shotgun sequence, the DNA window ctgtacttcactacatttatctgacagctttagttactttttaaaagatttttactcacaaaacatttataaacaacAGTTTACACGAGTACAGCtgatagaaaattaattggaAACTAATTTGATCGACTATTTCATGGCTTCGGCTTAACAAGTGTTTTGGATTTGCTGCGTAACGCGCACCGATCTCCGAACCCAACTGTCTGCGGTCcggttgcattgtgggtaatggaGGCACCGAGTTTTGACgaggaagaaaaatgtgtggAATAGAAAAATCCGATATTTCGAGTGTCCGTCGTGAGTCCGACGGCGTTTCTCAGAGTGTGACGATGAATCTTTCGAAGCTTCATTTAGACAAAGAAGCAGTTTGAGGTTGAAGTATCGCGCTGAGGGAAAGACTGTGATTCGGGTGAGCGTCGGTACCTTTGAGTTTGGTCTTCCAGCCACAGATCAGGCAGACGAAGCGGTTGGAGGTGAAGCGGACCACTTTGGCCGTGgcctccatctcctccctcAGCAGCTCTCCGCTCaaccccacctcctcctcctcctccgccccGCTGCTCTGCGTGTGTTTGGGGGTGGCGGCGTCCCGTCGGATGGCCTGGGCGGCGTACGCTTTGGGGATGTCGTGTTTCCTCACCACGTGGTTGATGCCCAGACCTTTCAGCTTGGTCTTCCAGCCGCAGATGAGGCAGCGGTAACCGGCGCCGTCAAACATCAGCACGCTTTCATCCCCTTCGCCGCCTGCTTTAACCGACTCCGGCCTCTGGGAGGCGCCATCTTCCTCGtgtccctccccttcctcctcctcctcagcctcaCTGCTCCTCTTTCTTTTAAGAGggtctttccctccctccttctcctcctcctcccccttctcgCTCCCGTcgtcccctcctcccccctccctctcgtCCATGCAGTGTTTGGAGATGATGTGTTTGTACAGCTTGGTGAAGTCTCGGCTGGTGTAGAAGCAGTCGGAGCAGTGGAACAGCCGGGCGGTGCTCTGGTACATCACGATGTTGCCGAGGCGACCCACCGTCACGCCGTCCAGGCAGGCGGGGTGAGAGGCCGCCATGTGGGACAGCTGGTGGGCGTGGCTCTTGGAGAAATGGCCGCAGAGGGGGCACTGCAGGTGAGCCGCGACGCCGCCTCCCACTTCGCCACGAGTTTGTATGATGACAGACATCGCTGCTTCTACAGAGGCTGGACAGAGACCAATAAAGTTAATTCAAACGCATTCACAAACAGTCGTTAATAGGCAAACTGAAATACGAGCCTGATGCCCTTCAAAtgaaaaaccaaagatatttaaaCTACCGTGACAGAGAATTTAGAGCTGAAAGGATTAATCAATAATCGATCGATTATGATTAATCGTTTAAacaatttttcaagcaaaacttgactggttccagcttctcaaatgtgaatatttgctggttttcttggtcttctgtgacagtaaactgaaaatattttggttttggacaaaatgagaaatttaaagacgtcactttgggctcatTCATTGACCAGACTAACAGTCGGCTGATCAATCGatagtgaaaataatcgttaaAGCCCTAAAATTAATGgacaaaataatctgcagataaacttataatgaaaataatagttataCTAAATTGGAGACTTTCCTTATGGTGTTTGGGGACATCGGGAGGACGTGACCTCAgtaccgtaaattctcaaatagtggccggggcctttatttgaagcaggcgtatattagagacaggcctttatttctaattcatTGTTTGATGAATATGATTGATCATATTAGTATGAAGCCCTCTTGCGTTACAGAATTCCTTCATTTCctaaaaaggcttttattgtgaaacatttgcaggacGTGCAGTTTTAATGCGTGGGATTAAATGATGACCAGGCAGAATGTCAGAATGGATATGTGattgatgaatatgaaaataaatttattaaaaaaagcatATTCTCCTATAACAAAGTGTGTTACAGTAGATCACAAGAGGCTCATGCAAAGCCGTTGAAACTGAAGAGTTGGCTAACAGCACCAGGAACTTGTCATCGTGTTAATTTACACACATGATCAATTTAATTTGTGCGAAGTACGAGCAGTCACGTGTGCATTAACGGCCATTCCTATTTGTCAAATATCTAATAACGATCATCAGGTTCATCATCCTCACCATTATCattgttctcctcctcctcatcatcaagAACAACAAGTTCATTGTTAAATagctcctcttcatcttcctcctcctcctcctgggcTGCTTCGCACCGGTTCTCCCGGCTCTGCTGTCGGCGCCGAGCGAGAGCCTCCCGCCCGGCGGCGCAGGGCTGTCCCTCCCTGAAGCAGAGGATGAGGTCGTCTTCGCTGCCGTCACTTTTCACAGACAGTCCACAAACCTTGAAAGACTCTCTGATCATATCCTGGTCCAGTTTGTCCCAGGCTGCGACGACCCAGTCCACCAGCAGGCGGCGGGCGGGGGCTTTTAGCTTCCCTGCGGCTGTGTATTCCTTATCTGCGTCCCCCGCCGCCCACTGATCGTAGGCATCATGCAGACTCCGCTTGAAGGGCTGGTTCCACATCACATCGGGGGCTTGGACATATTTAGTGCAGCCTCCCGGGATCTCCGCCGTCGTGATGTTGTAGCCACGTTTCAGTTCAGCTTTGGTGGCGGCGCCGATGTGGCAGCGGTACGAGTCCCACACCAGGAGCCGCGGGGTGGCGTTGAATTTTCCCACCACGGACTGCAGCCAGTCTGCGGTGAG includes these proteins:
- the LOC122871912 gene encoding uncharacterized protein LOC122871912, which gives rise to MAPRRKFDFKFKERVLQYAETHSGEKTARHFNIDTKRIRDWRKQKGELLLADKGRARLTGGGRKKVSLELEERLSEWIYSMWDKHNRVSRNMIKKKALEIYPSVSDGGKMFVASTGWLQRFLERNDLSLRRRTTMSQEDPNLLTEKLVSFVDYVGKAVSSKGILEGDIIAMDEATVGFDVLSPTATDTQGVKSVAPKTTGHENSHLTVVLAAKADGTKLKPYIVFRGAAGEAKAPQQQISSAVISTSVNGWMNDALTADWLQSVVGKFNATPRLLVWDSYRCHIGAATKAELKRGYNITTAEIPGGCTKYVQAPDVMWNQPFKRSLHDAYDQWAAGDADKEYTAAGKLKAPARRLLVDWVVAAWDKLDQDMIRESFKVCGLSVKSDGSEDDLILCFREGQPCAAGREALARRRQQSRENRCEAAQEEEEEDEEELFNNELVVLDDEEEENNDNASVEAAMSVIIQTRGEVGGGVAAHLQCPLCGHFSKSHAHQLSHMAASHPACLDGVTVGRLGNIVMYQSTARLFHCSDCFYTSRDFTKLYKHIISKHCMDEREGGGGDDGSEKGEEEEKEGGKDPLKRKRSSEAEEEEEGEGHEEDGASQRPESVKAGGEGDESVLMFDGAGYRCLICGWKTKLKGLGINHVVRKHDIPKAYAAQAIRRDAATPKHTQSSGAEEEEEVGLSGELLREEMEATAKVVRFTSNRFVCLICGWKTKLKGFAISHVVRSHDVERPYACKECKRSFFLPSRLQQHIRAAHRPGRYACPFCCFRSHFLGGFRRHCSRCNAREEEEGGGGRGGGGGGGGGRQGEEEDNEEGEHEERKETRGGRKRRRTGRVIVEEDEEDD